The sequence below is a genomic window from Ciceribacter thiooxidans.
CAGGACGTGTCGCAACTTTCCTCGGCCATCCTCGACGGCCTGCGCCCGCCGCAGTTCCAGGCGCCGGTGTCGCTCTCGCCGGGCGATGTCGATCGGGTGATGGACCAGGCGCGCTTCACCTTCGTGCTCGACATTCCGCCGAACTTCGAGGCCGACGTGCTTGCCGGCCGCAGCCCCTCGGTCCAGCTGCTGATCGACGCGACGGCGCTGATGCAAGCGGGCATCGGGGCGGGTCACATCCAGTCGGTCGTCAACCGGGAGGTCTCACGCTTCGTGACCCGGACCGAGAAGTCGACAAGCCTGCCGGTCGCAATCGAGGTGCGCATGGCCTTCAATCAGACGCTGACCACGGCGTGGTTCACCGGCACGTCCGGGCTTATCAACAACGTCACCATGCTCGCCGTCCTGCTCGCCGGCGCCGCTCTCGTTCGGGAACGCGAGCACGGCACGCTCGAACATCTCCTCGTCATGCCCGTGCGCGCGACGGAGATCATGCTGAGCAAGCTTCTGGCAAACGGGCTGGTGACGCTCGTCCTGACCATGGTGTCCGTCGTCTTCGTCCTCGACTCCTGGATCGGCATGCATATTTCGGGTTCGCTCACGCTCTTTGCCGCCGGCGTCGCCCTCTATCTCTTCTTCGCCACCTCCTTCGGTCTTTTCCTCGGGACGATCTCCCGCTCGATGCCGCAGATGGCGCTGCTCTTCATCCTCACGGTCCTGCCGATGACGATCCTCTCGGGTGGCATGACGCCGCTCGAAAGCATGCCGGACTGGCTGCAGACGGGCGTTCAGGTGTCGCCCACGACCCATTTCGTCTCCTTCGCGCAGGCGATCCTCTTCCGCGGAGCCGGCTTCGACGTCGTCTGGCCGCAGTTCCTCGCGACCGGGATGATCGGGCTCTTCTTCTTCCTGTTCAGCATGGCGCGGTTCCGCAGTTTCATCGCGGCCCAGCAGGGATAAGGGGTCCCTTTCCTGTCGATGCAGCACGACATCTGCGATGACGATACGGCCGCGATCTGGTAAGAGCAGGATACGTCCTTCCCGGCCCGCCGTTCGCGCGGGCAACATATTTTCTCAAGCCTGGAGTTGTTCGCATGCCCGGTCCTCAGGTGGTCCCCGTCGAGGGAGATCTGCAACTGCCGAAACACGTCGACGTGGTCGTCATCGGCGGCGGGATCATCGGTGCCTCGACGGCGCTCGAACTCGCTGAACGCGGCGTATCCGTGGCGCTCTGTGAGAAGGGCGGCATCGGTGAGGAACAGTCGAGCCGCAACTGGGGCTGGGTGCGGATTTCCTGGCGCGATCCGCGCGAGGTGCCGCTGATGGCCGAAGCCATCCGCATCT
It includes:
- a CDS encoding ABC transporter permease; the encoded protein is MLDFRNIAALFVKELIGIRRDTVLMGFVIYAFTLAIYMQATGITHELNRATVGVVDQDVSQLSSAILDGLRPPQFQAPVSLSPGDVDRVMDQARFTFVLDIPPNFEADVLAGRSPSVQLLIDATALMQAGIGAGHIQSVVNREVSRFVTRTEKSTSLPVAIEVRMAFNQTLTTAWFTGTSGLINNVTMLAVLLAGAALVREREHGTLEHLLVMPVRATEIMLSKLLANGLVTLVLTMVSVVFVLDSWIGMHISGSLTLFAAGVALYLFFATSFGLFLGTISRSMPQMALLFILTVLPMTILSGGMTPLESMPDWLQTGVQVSPTTHFVSFAQAILFRGAGFDVVWPQFLATGMIGLFFFLFSMARFRSFIAAQQG